The Prosthecobacter sp. SYSU 5D2 nucleotide sequence GGCATGGGCATCACCCTCACCGTGGAGGACTTCCGCCGCCTGCTTCGGATGCCCGGCTGCGTCGCTCTCGGCTTTGTCGCCCAATATACCCTCATGCCCCTCATCGGCTGGGGCATCGCCCATGTCATGAAGCTGGAGCCCGGTTTTGCCATCGGCCTCATCCTCGTGGCCAGCTGCCCCGGCGGCACCGCGTCGAACATGATCACCTACCTGGCGCGGGCCAATGTCGCCCTCTCGGTCATCCTCACCATGGCCTCCACCCTGCTGGCCTTCATCATGACGCCGCTCTGGTGCCAGACCCTGGCCGGCCAGTATGTACCGGTGGATGCCTGGGGCCTGTGCAAGACCACCCTCCAGGCCGTCGTCGTGCCCGTCATCGCCGGTGTCCTGCTGAACTGGCGCTTCCCCCGCACTGTCGCCCGCATCGCCTGGCTCGGCCCCCTGCTTTCAGTCATCGCCATCTGCTTCATCACCGGCGGCATCGTCGCCTCTAACTCTGGAAATCTAGCCGAGAATGCCATCAAGATGACCCTTGCCGTATTTCTTCTGCATACTTTTGGTTTCGCCCTCGGCTACATGGTTTCTAAACTTGTCGGTTACTCAGAAGATGTCGCCCGCACCGTCTCCATCGAGGTCGGAATGCAAAACGGCGGCATGGCCACCACGCTGTCCACCATTCACTTTACCTCCCAGCCCCTCGCCGCCGTCCCCGCCGTCTTCAGCGCCATCATGCAAAACATCCTCGGTGCCCTCGTCGCCTCCTTTTGGCGCGCCCGCCCCACGCCTGTCTCGGCAGATTCGCCATCTAAAAACTGCCCATGAGCCGCCGCCACATCCACTACTGGAAGTGCGACCGCCCCGCCGCCTTCCACGGCACCTCCGCACTCGCCGCCACGGAGGACCTCTCAGCCCAAGTCCACGCCCTGCTTCAATCACATCACCCCGGCCTAACAATCAGTTTGACCAAAGGCGGCGGCCAGGGCAACCATCGCACCTTCATCACCCGCATCGGCCATGACACCCGCTTCATCCGCATCGAGGACGGCCCCGAGCAGGATGATTACATCGAGACCGAATCCCGCGTGCAGGAAGCCGTGCGCTCCCTCGGCCTGCCCACCCCGCAGGTCATCGGCGTGGATGCCAGCCGCACCGAGGTCCCCTTCGCCTGGCAGATCATGGAGCTCATTTCGCAGCCAGATTTGAACCACTGGCACAAGCTCGGCCAGCTTGACCTCCCCCGCATCGCCCAGGACATCGGCAGCGCCGTCGCCCGCTGGCAGGGCGTGCCCGTCACCGGCTTCGGCCCCTTTCAAAGCGGTCGCGAAGTCCTCACCGGCTACCACGACACCTACGCCGCTTACTTCTTGCTGAACCTCGACCGTCACCTCGCTTTCCTCACCGAAAAGGCTTTCCTCTTCGCTGCCGAATCCCAGGAAATCTGCCAGGCCATCGCCGATCACGAATCCCTCCTCGCCCTTGACCACGGTTGCCTCGTTCACAAAGACCTCGCCCTCTGGAACATCCTCGGCAGCGAGCATGAAATCACCGCCTTCATTGACTGGGACGACTCCATCTCCGGCGATCCCATGGACGACCTTTCCCTCCTCGCCTGCTTCCACGACGGCCCCGTCATCGCCAATGCCATCGAAGGTTACACGCGTATCAAGCCCCTGCCCACCGACCACCGCCGCCGTTTCTGGATGCACCTCCTGCGCAACATGATCGTCAAGTCCGTCATCCGCGTCGGCGCCGGTTACTTCGACCGCAGCGACGGCTTCTTCCTCATCAACTCCGGCAGCAACGGCTCTGATTTGCGCACTCTCACCCGCTCCCGCCTCCGCACCGCCCTCCACGGCCTCCTCCAAGACCACGAAATCCATACTCTTCAATAAGCCTAACTAATTACCCAATCACTCCATCGCCCCCCGGCAGTACAGTACTCATCACTCTCCGAGTGATGCGATCCATCCAAGATCCTGTTACCCAATTTCACAATTCCCCCTCCCCGAAAAAATCCTGCTAATCCTGCAATCTTGTTAATCCTGTAAAAAAGGCCCGCTCTCAGCCTCCTTTCCACTTTCTCCACCCCATGTCCATCTCTCCCATCCACACCGGCACCTGGCTCTCCATCGGCTCCCCCGTCATCGCCGAGCTCGCCGCCGCCTGCGGCTACGACTGGGTGCTTCTGGACCTCGAGCACGGCTGCGAATCCGAGGCCGCCTTGCCTAACCAATTGCGTACTCTTCGCGGCTCCACCACCCAGGCCATCGTCCGCGTCGGTGCCCCGCACCCCGACCTCATCGCCCGCGTTCTCGACTGGGGCGCCCACGGCATCATGGTGCCCCATGTGAACACCGCCGCCGAGGCCGAGGCCATCGTCCAGGCCGCCAGCTACTCCCCGCGCGGCCATCGCGGCTTCTCCCGCACCGTCCCCGTTTACGGCTACGGCCTGAATCCCCCCACCGACGCCACGCCCCGTCCCCTCATCCTCGCCCAGATCGAGACCGTGCAAGGCGTCGAAAACGCCGCCGCCATCGCCGCCATCGAAGGCATTGACACCCTTTTTGTTGGGCCAGCCGACCTCGACCACGACCTCAAAGCCCGCCAGTCCTCCCTCCCCTATGAAGACTGCCTCCGTCTCGTCACCGACGCCGCCCGCCAGCACCACAAAGAAACCGGCATCCTCATCCGCCAACCCTCCGACCTCGAAAAAATGCGCACCCTCGGCTTCACCTGGCTGGCCATTGATTCCGACCTCTCCCTGCTTCGGCAGGGTTTCCTAAACAACCTCCAATCAGCCAAATCATAACCAGGGATAGGGCAGGCTTTATGATACAGGATTTACATGATTTCAGGATTAACAAGATTCAGAAAAAGCCAGGCAAGCATAACAAAAAGCCTGTCACGTCGAATTCAGCCCCCAACCACCCAAATCAAAATCCTGTTAATCCTGAAATCTTGTTAATCCTGTAAAAAATTGGCACCCCAAACCCACTCACCCATTTCGCCAACTCTCCCCATGAATCTCCGCCCCTTCCTCCTCGCCCTCGCCGCGCCCCTCACGCTCTTCGCCCAAAACGATGGCCCCCTTCCCCAGTACATCCTGGACCTGCCGCTCCAGCCCACCGTCATCAACACCAGCCCCGGTCCTGAATACTCCGACGAGCAGCGGGATTACGCCATGGTCATCGGGGCCGACCGCACGCCGAAGGGCCGCATCTGGGCCGCCTGGGTCGCGGGGGGGGACAGCCCGCGCGCTTACTTTGTCGCCGCCACCAGCGATGATGAAGGCAAGACCTGGTCCAAGCCCCGCCTCGTCATTGACCCGCCGGATGCGCCCACCGGCCTGGAGGTCAGCGCCCTTGTCGGCAACTTTTGGACCGACCCAACCGGCCGCCTCTGGCTCTTTTATGATCAGTCCCTCGCCATGTTCGATGGCCGCGCCGGCCTCTGGGCCATCACTTGCGACAACCCCGATGCCGACACGCCCGTCTGGTCAGAGCCCCGCCGCATCTGGCACGGCATGACCCTGAACAAGCCCACTGTCCTCAGCAATGGCGAGTGGATGTTGCCCATCTCCCTTTGGAGCCGCGATAAAATCGGCGTGCCCGAACTCAAAGAAAACGGCTACGCCGATCTCGATGAAGTCCGCATGGCCAACGTCTTCGTTTCCACGGACAAAG carries:
- a CDS encoding bile acid:sodium symporter family protein codes for the protein MQNIINRFTGLYPVWLILFAIIGYLRPEALAWFSGQWILWALTTVMLGMGITLTVEDFRRLLRMPGCVALGFVAQYTLMPLIGWGIAHVMKLEPGFAIGLILVASCPGGTASNMITYLARANVALSVILTMASTLLAFIMTPLWCQTLAGQYVPVDAWGLCKTTLQAVVVPVIAGVLLNWRFPRTVARIAWLGPLLSVIAICFITGGIVASNSGNLAENAIKMTLAVFLLHTFGFALGYMVSKLVGYSEDVARTVSIEVGMQNGGMATTLSTIHFTSQPLAAVPAVFSAIMQNILGALVASFWRARPTPVSADSPSKNCP
- a CDS encoding aminoglycoside phosphotransferase family protein yields the protein MSRRHIHYWKCDRPAAFHGTSALAATEDLSAQVHALLQSHHPGLTISLTKGGGQGNHRTFITRIGHDTRFIRIEDGPEQDDYIETESRVQEAVRSLGLPTPQVIGVDASRTEVPFAWQIMELISQPDLNHWHKLGQLDLPRIAQDIGSAVARWQGVPVTGFGPFQSGREVLTGYHDTYAAYFLLNLDRHLAFLTEKAFLFAAESQEICQAIADHESLLALDHGCLVHKDLALWNILGSEHEITAFIDWDDSISGDPMDDLSLLACFHDGPVIANAIEGYTRIKPLPTDHRRRFWMHLLRNMIVKSVIRVGAGYFDRSDGFFLINSGSNGSDLRTLTRSRLRTALHGLLQDHEIHTLQ
- a CDS encoding aldolase/citrate lyase family protein, whose translation is MSISPIHTGTWLSIGSPVIAELAAACGYDWVLLDLEHGCESEAALPNQLRTLRGSTTQAIVRVGAPHPDLIARVLDWGAHGIMVPHVNTAAEAEAIVQAASYSPRGHRGFSRTVPVYGYGLNPPTDATPRPLILAQIETVQGVENAAAIAAIEGIDTLFVGPADLDHDLKARQSSLPYEDCLRLVTDAARQHHKETGILIRQPSDLEKMRTLGFTWLAIDSDLSLLRQGFLNNLQSAKS